The Pseudomonadota bacterium genome includes a region encoding these proteins:
- a CDS encoding DUF1289 domain-containing protein produces the protein MQSTNPTRTAAQVKSPCIGVCELDVEGICLGCGRSGEEITVWSRATHALRQEIVERASQRMKRKASGPLGK, from the coding sequence ATGCAATCAACTAACCCCACCCGGACAGCCGCCCAGGTCAAGAGCCCGTGTATCGGCGTGTGCGAACTCGATGTCGAGGGGATTTGCCTCGGTTGCGGACGCAGCGGCGAGGAGATCACGGTGTGGAGTCGGGCCACCCACGCATTGCGGCAAGAGATCGTTGAACGAGCGTCGCAGCGTATGAAGCGCAAGGCCAGTGGGCCGCTTGGTAAATGA
- a CDS encoding AMP-binding protein produces MSSSYVCGTGPEPLRYQTIGMALRESAERWPTGEALVVCEQNVRMSYSELDTAVTRLAAALLALGLTPGDRIGIWSVNCVEWVLTQLAAARAGLVLVTVNPAYRSSELRHALTKTNSRALVFGEGFREASYAQMLSELMPELEVSSPGDTVSTAACPALEHLVAIAPESPVAAARTFASLGHLVTPQVLAELESITVALQPDDPINVQFTSGTTGLPKGATLSHFNILNNGFFCAQGMRFTARDRLCIPVPLYHCFGMVMGVLGCLTHGATMVFPGASFQAETVLRAVESERCTGLYGVPTMFIAELDHPHFEGFDLSSLRTGIMAGAPCPIEVMRRVIERMHLREITIAYGMTETSPVSFQTAVDDPIEQRVGTVGRIHPHVQVKIVDAKGSTVPRGETGELCTRGYSVMLGYWDDEVRSQESIDRAGWMHTGDQATIDEDGYCRIVGRVKDMIIRGGENIYPREVEEYLYQHPKIQDVAVFGVPDDKYGEQVAAWIRLHDGEQCTEAELRDFCEKQIAYFKIPKYFQFVDEFPMTVTGKIQKFVMRQRLRAT; encoded by the coding sequence GGCCCACGGGTGAGGCGCTCGTGGTCTGCGAGCAGAATGTGCGAATGTCCTACAGCGAGCTCGATACGGCAGTTACGCGACTCGCCGCCGCGCTGCTGGCGCTCGGTCTCACGCCGGGTGATCGGATCGGCATATGGTCCGTCAACTGCGTGGAGTGGGTGTTGACTCAGCTGGCGGCGGCGCGGGCAGGATTGGTGCTGGTCACCGTTAACCCCGCCTATCGCTCCAGCGAGTTGCGTCATGCGCTCACCAAGACCAATAGCCGAGCTTTAGTTTTTGGTGAAGGGTTTCGTGAAGCAAGTTACGCGCAGATGCTCTCCGAGCTGATGCCCGAGCTCGAGGTGAGCTCACCCGGCGATACCGTGAGTACGGCAGCCTGCCCGGCGTTGGAACACCTAGTGGCGATCGCGCCCGAGTCGCCGGTCGCCGCGGCGCGCACCTTCGCGTCCCTCGGGCACTTGGTGACCCCTCAGGTGCTCGCCGAACTCGAGTCGATCACCGTTGCGTTGCAACCTGATGATCCCATCAATGTGCAATTCACTAGCGGCACGACCGGCCTGCCCAAGGGCGCGACACTCTCCCATTTCAACATCCTTAACAACGGATTCTTCTGCGCCCAAGGCATGCGCTTCACTGCCCGGGATCGCCTGTGTATTCCCGTACCTTTGTATCACTGTTTCGGCATGGTAATGGGTGTGCTCGGCTGCCTGACACACGGCGCCACAATGGTATTCCCTGGCGCAAGCTTCCAGGCGGAGACCGTACTTCGAGCCGTGGAGTCAGAACGCTGCACCGGGCTGTACGGTGTTCCGACCATGTTCATCGCGGAGCTCGACCATCCGCACTTCGAAGGCTTCGACCTAAGCTCCCTACGCACTGGAATCATGGCGGGCGCACCCTGCCCGATCGAGGTCATGCGACGGGTGATCGAGCGCATGCACCTGCGTGAGATCACTATTGCCTACGGGATGACGGAGACCAGTCCTGTGAGCTTTCAAACCGCTGTCGACGATCCGATCGAGCAGCGTGTGGGGACCGTGGGCAGGATCCACCCGCACGTGCAGGTGAAGATCGTGGATGCAAAGGGGAGCACGGTGCCGCGCGGGGAGACCGGAGAGTTGTGCACCCGTGGCTACAGCGTGATGCTGGGCTACTGGGATGATGAGGTGCGCTCTCAGGAGTCGATCGACCGGGCTGGCTGGATGCACACCGGTGACCAGGCGACGATAGACGAGGACGGCTACTGCCGCATCGTCGGCAGGGTCAAGGACATGATCATTCGCGGCGGGGAGAACATCTACCCACGCGAAGTCGAGGAGTATCTGTACCAGCACCCGAAGATTCAGGACGTGGCGGTGTTCGGTGTGCCGGACGACAAGTATGGCGAGCAAGTGGCTGCTTGGATTCGGCTCCACGACGGTGAGCAGTGTACGGAGGCGGAGTTGCGCGATTTCTGCGAGAAGCAGATCGCGTATTTCAAGATCCCCAAGTACTTCCAGTTCGTCGATGAGTTCCCGATGACCGTGACCGGGAAGATTCAAAAGTTCGTCATGCGGCAGCGATTGAGGGCGACCTGA